From Deltaproteobacteria bacterium:
TGAGCCGCCAGAGTCGACGGTATTTTTTGAACCCACCCACATCTGAGGCTTGGTGGTTAGGCCGTCAGCAATGACGATTTTACTGTGGTCAGACTTTGCCTCTAACGAGAGGGGAGCATCTACGAGGTTGTCAAAGATTCTCGTGATTTGTTCGAGGCCAAATGGGAGGCCCGAGGGTCTTTTTTTGATTTGTGCACGCATCACCGTAAGATTCTCATTTTGATGCGAGTGCGCTTCCAGCGCTTCCCACAGTGGGTCCATTTCAAAGCCAGATGAAAATCGGTTATCGGTATCTCTCACGAGAACGACCTTAACTCCTCGTTCTGATGCCAGTAGAAGCTCTTTGGCGATATCTAGTCCCCACGTGCCGCCCATCAAAAAGATATCGATGTACAACGTTTCCTCAGCGCTACGGATGGTCTCTCGCAGGCTCTGTGCCATCGGCTGTTCAAGAATTGGATTGTTTACTTCCCAGGCATGGGAAGCCTCTGGGTTTGAGATGACTTGTGCGATGGCTTCTGGAGTGAAGTAGTTGGTGTCTTTGATCCAGCGAATCATTTCAGCATTGTTATTTTGGAGGTCGGCATTGTGCGAAATGATAGAAACGTCGTTGCCAGGGACCCAGTGATTGAGTGCTCGTTTTGATTCAATGGCTGAGTCGACGGGGCGTGTACCGAGTAGGGGCGTGATATCGACAGTCTTCACTTCCGAGCTGCTACTGGCTGCCGTTGTGGACGTGGTCTCGTGGGTTCGGGCACCAAAGGCACCGCTTAAAGGGGAACCATAGGCTGCTCTGGTAGACCGAGGCTGTGCACTGACCATGTGGTCCTGCATTGTCACGGCTGCGGAAGTACTGCTGGGCCCCAGAGGTGAAGGAGCCGGAATGGTCTGTGTTAGCGCTGCACTTGGGATGGCGTGGGGTGTAATACTGATGGGCATGTCGGTTACTCTTTCTTTTGGTTTCAGTTGACATTATCGACTCACGGGTAGGTTGGTTGCTATTTTTTACTCTTTTGTTTGTGTTTCGTGCCATATTGTCTTCTTATTTCAATAAAATCAGTAACTTAGGTTCTGGCCCGGAGTGTTCATCACTGCGTCCTGCGCGTTTGCTGGCCGTCGGGGATGGGGCTAAGCTGCCAGCGACCTTCACTCTTAGGAAGCTCTTTCTCAGGGTGAAGTTAGGTGACGGTAGAGCGGCTGCATTCTCAGATGCACCGAGAACGAAGGGTGTGCTTGATGTCGAAGGTTCAGTTTAATGAGGAAGAAAAGTCCATCTTATGTGAAAAAATTCAAGCGTACTGCGCGGATGAACTTGATCAACCACTCGGCCGCTTAGGAGCCGAAACCTTTCTAGAATTCATTTCAGAACAAATGGGTGGATATTTTTATAATCGGGGTATTTATGACGCGAAGGACGCCATCGAGTCCAGGCTCAGCGACACCGTTTCCGACGCTGTTTTTGCGATAGAGCAGCCAACTGATTTTCGCAGGACCATGGGATAATTCAGCTTTTAGAGTATCCCGCCCGTATACAGGCCACTGGATCTAATAGGCACTTCCAAGAGGGGTTTCATCCCTCATTTATGACCAAATTATGCTTTTTTGGATAAAAACTACATATTGTTTTATGTTTCGCAGAACGCGTAAAACAGGCAGGAGTCCTTCTATCTATCTGTTATGCGGTAAAGTTAGGCCGAAGCATGTCATTTGAATGCTTGGGTGGCTCTTGATTGTCCAGACAAAAGGGAGCATTATGTAGAAAATGTACAAGAAGGGGGCACGATGAGCGTGCTAGACTCCATACGCAGCGGCTACGATGGTTTACGTAAATCTGAGCAGAAGGTGGCTGATCTCATCTTGGCAGATCCGAGCGTCCTGGGCCGGAACAATATGGTCAGTCTGGCTGAGCAGGCAGGTGTGAGCCAGCCTACGGTCGCTAGACTTTGTAAGCAGGTTGGCTGTTCTGGCTTCACTGAAATGAAGCTTCGAATGATTCAAGAGGTCGCAGCCGGAGCTCCATTTGTGCCGAGCCACGTGGATGTTCGAGACGATGCAAAGCAGCTGACGAATAAGATTTTTACGATGGCGGCTTCAACGCTCCTCAGCGTTCGCGACAGTCTTGATATTGCGAGTGTAGAACGGGCCGGCAAGATGCTGGCTGCTGCACCTCGCATTGAGTTTTTTGGCTGTGGCACTTCAGGTGTTGTAGCGCAGGACGCTTACCACCGGTTTTGCCGGTTAGATATCCGGTGCGGGTTTCACCAGGACTCGGTGATGCAAAGCGTGGCTTCATCAACTCTTGGCGCCGACGAAGTTGCGGTGATTGTGTCGTATACCGGCAGAACCCGAAGCACCGTAGAACTCGCCAGAGTATGCCGTGAAATGGGTGGGTCCGTGATTGGCATTACTGCCGAGGCAAGCCCGCTGGCGAAGTATTGCGACGTCGTTTTGGACGCTAGAATTACCGAAGACGCTGAAATTTATTTACCCACATCGTCTAGGTTAGCGCAGCTGGCCATCGTCGACGTGTTGGCAGCCTCGGTATTCCTGAAGCGGGGTGAGAGCGAGGGACGACGTCTACAGGCCGTCAAGCAAGCCGTTCGTTCTACGCGTTTAGGGGAAGCGGTTACAATGGAAGAGAACGGAGAGACCGATGTTGGTTGATTCAGAAATATCCCAAGATTTCGATATGGTCATTTTTGGAGGCACGGGCGACCTTGCACTTAAGAAATTATTGCCAGCCTTATTTTATTGCGAACTTGATAAGAGGCTAGGAGACGGACGCATCTTATGTGTGTCGCGCACCCAGCTAACCCGGGACGACTATGTCGCTCAAATTAAACCTGCATTAAAGGAGTCCCTTGGAGAGCATTATGACTCTGCTGCCTGGCAGAGGTTTGAGGACCGCTTAGAATATGTATTGGTGGATGTAACCATTGCGGAAACGTTCGCTTCTCTGAAAGCCCTTTTGGCCGGTTCGGGGACTGCGCAAAGGCCTCGGATTTATTATTTCGCGATGGCGCCAGGCTTATTCGGAGTCTTGGCCAACAACTTATCTGAAGCCGGATTAGTATGTGACCAATGTAGGGTCGTTCTCGAAAAGCCTCTCGGCCACGACCTGGCATCATCAAGGGCTATTAATGACCAAATTGCCGATGTTTTTGAGGAAAGACAGGTTTTTCGAATCGACCACTATCTGGGCAAGGAAACCGTTCAGAATCTTCTGGCGCTTCGGTTTGCAAATAGCCTTTTCGAGCCTCTGTGGAGCGCATCACACATTGACCACGTTCAAATCACCGTGGCTGAAAAAATAGGTGTTGAAGGGCGCTGGTCCTATTATGACGAGTCTGGGGCTTTACGCGATATGGTTCAGAACC
This genomic window contains:
- a CDS encoding phosphatidylserine/phosphatidylglycerophosphate/cardiolipin synthase family protein → MPISITPHAIPSAALTQTIPAPSPLGPSSTSAAVTMQDHMVSAQPRSTRAAYGSPLSGAFGARTHETTSTTAASSSSEVKTVDITPLLGTRPVDSAIESKRALNHWVPGNDVSIISHNADLQNNNAEMIRWIKDTNYFTPEAIAQVISNPEASHAWEVNNPILEQPMAQSLRETIRSAEETLYIDIFLMGGTWGLDIAKELLLASERGVKVVLVRDTDNRFSSGFEMDPLWEALEAHSHQNENLTVMRAQIKKRPSGLPFGLEQITRIFDNLVDAPLSLEAKSDHSKIVIADGLTTKPQMWVGSKNTVDSGGSFFYDEVMRVKGPAAAASMLSYLPDMELAHELALSEKVNNSQPADGWFSDMVQTMRNRRDGTERTTCEVVGNASVLIAENNADDSIRNIEHTVLSLIESATDSIDMYQFLAYSPEIGRALAAAVKRGVNVRILMDSVGQKVPMNATLGYFMDDAGLTPEQVESMIRWRAQLPGDTQNDGGTENPIEPQQQHVKTIIVDEKIVFGGSTNFDIASLAGAFREFSIAVKDKQAATESHENFNAIFSSETNSAPYETLIPQNPSWFEQLRNKIIKDILLAESWRIGALSIMNKLTRL
- a CDS encoding DUF2164 domain-containing protein is translated as MSKVQFNEEEKSILCEKIQAYCADELDQPLGRLGAETFLEFISEQMGGYFYNRGIYDAKDAIESRLSDTVSDAVFAIEQPTDFRRTMG
- a CDS encoding SIS domain-containing protein, which produces MSVLDSIRSGYDGLRKSEQKVADLILADPSVLGRNNMVSLAEQAGVSQPTVARLCKQVGCSGFTEMKLRMIQEVAAGAPFVPSHVDVRDDAKQLTNKIFTMAASTLLSVRDSLDIASVERAGKMLAAAPRIEFFGCGTSGVVAQDAYHRFCRLDIRCGFHQDSVMQSVASSTLGADEVAVIVSYTGRTRSTVELARVCREMGGSVIGITAEASPLAKYCDVVLDARITEDAEIYLPTSSRLAQLAIVDVLAASVFLKRGESEGRRLQAVKQAVRSTRLGEAVTMEENGETDVG